Proteins found in one bacterium genomic segment:
- a CDS encoding methyltransferase domain-containing protein translates to MIEESKRRLKDKNSTLRFHKMSAVDFEANPDSFDAVLSNLVIHNIRYEDKSRLINNIYKWLKKGGIFVWTDLVSFSDTAELERCFTERKEIALAMGATEDFAEENFKKEREKDHMITAEQMTELLKQAGFQDFKILWTKHNEVVIHATK, encoded by the coding sequence ATGATTGAAGAATCTAAAAGACGACTAAAAGACAAAAATTCCACCTTGAGGTTTCATAAGATGTCCGCTGTAGATTTTGAAGCTAATCCAGATAGTTTTGATGCTGTACTCTCAAACTTAGTCATTCATAATATACGATATGAAGACAAATCACGACTAATAAACAATATTTATAAGTGGCTTAAAAAAGGTGGAATTTTTGTCTGGACTGATCTTGTGAGCTTTTCTGATACCGCCGAACTCGAAAGATGCTTTACCGAACGTAAAGAAATAGCACTAGCAATGGGGGCGACGGAAGATTTCGCAGAAGAGAATTTCAAAAAAGAACGTGAAAAAGATCACATGATTACTGCCGAACAGATGACTGAACTGTTAAAACAAGCTGGCTTCCAGGATTTTAAAATTCTCTGGACTAAACACAACGAAGTAGTTATTCATGCGACGAAATAA
- the ald gene encoding alanine dehydrogenase, which produces MNIALLKESKKNEFRVALVPDQVGMLTQAGHVVRIQKGAGTAIGYTDALYKKAGAKIESSVSKLIKQSHLVIKVKEPTPAELGFMREGQILFCYLHLAAFPHLTKLILKKKITALGYETLQMPDGSLPLLKPMSEIAGKLATQNGAHFLKITEGGSGVLLGGTQEVGPATVVILGGGVVGLSAAKIAMGMGANTIVLEANPAKCEFLKKQYEALYVYPATPENIVLYVPQADLLVGAVLVPGAKAPKLVNKKLVQKMKKGSVVVDVAVDQGGCIETSQVTTHEKPIINKFGILHYGVANMPGSVPVTATQALSTATFPYIELISSQGLEKAIEKKPELKGAINCAAGRIVHPGLK; this is translated from the coding sequence ATGAACATAGCTCTTCTTAAAGAAAGTAAAAAAAACGAGTTTCGCGTGGCCCTTGTTCCCGATCAGGTGGGAATGTTAACGCAGGCCGGTCATGTTGTAAGAATTCAAAAGGGAGCGGGTACGGCTATTGGATATACGGATGCGCTTTATAAAAAAGCCGGAGCAAAAATTGAATCTTCTGTTTCAAAACTCATCAAACAATCTCACTTGGTAATAAAAGTAAAGGAACCCACGCCAGCCGAGCTTGGTTTTATGCGAGAGGGGCAAATTTTATTTTGTTATTTGCATTTGGCGGCTTTTCCACATTTAACGAAACTTATTTTAAAAAAGAAAATTACCGCTTTGGGCTACGAAACCCTGCAAATGCCAGATGGAAGCCTTCCGTTATTAAAACCCATGAGTGAAATTGCCGGTAAATTGGCTACGCAAAATGGAGCACACTTTTTAAAAATAACCGAAGGCGGTAGTGGCGTATTGTTGGGAGGTACCCAAGAGGTAGGGCCGGCTACGGTTGTTATTTTAGGAGGGGGAGTAGTGGGTTTATCGGCCGCCAAAATTGCCATGGGGATGGGTGCAAACACTATTGTATTAGAAGCCAATCCCGCCAAATGTGAGTTTCTAAAAAAGCAATACGAAGCGTTATATGTGTATCCGGCTACTCCCGAAAATATTGTGTTGTATGTTCCCCAAGCCGATTTACTAGTAGGGGCTGTATTGGTGCCGGGGGCTAAAGCTCCCAAATTAGTGAATAAAAAATTAGTACAAAAAATGAAAAAGGGTTCGGTGGTTGTGGATGTAGCGGTAGATCAGGGGGGCTGCATAGAAACCTCCCAAGTAACCACGCACGAAAAACCCATCATCAATAAATTTGGAATTTTGCATTATGGTGTTGCCAACATGCCAGGCTCGGTTCCGGTAACCGCCACGCAGGCCTTAAGCACGGCCACTTTTCCGTATATTGAACTTATTTCCAGCCAGGGCTTAGAAAAAGCCATCGAGAAAAAGCCAGAATTAAAAGGGGCTATCAACTGCGCCGCGGGGCGTATTGTGCATCCGGGCCTAAAGTAG
- a CDS encoding tetratricopeptide repeat protein, producing MERYLVVLILLILLGIPQHVLAAQQLVFETECEFDRNDKVYSESLYEVMDKADKLFKKNEYKKAYSLLGKAVAANPFVPRLRRAQACALVAMGKENLALKETNKSLTQFPGDISIITYRLAAFLNGKKWKEGIQYAEKMIEKNPDEPMFYMLYGMMLQNLHQEEKAREQYSYLLSYAPKDAIMYYMRGVSFEREGQYQKALADLNKAVQLASNTKEYYMVRASIYHGMEEAEKAQADIDMSVALGADKKEVLKIVYRKGK from the coding sequence ATGGAAAGGTACTTGGTAGTTTTAATATTGCTTATTCTTTTAGGAATACCCCAGCATGTTTTAGCAGCTCAGCAACTGGTTTTTGAAACCGAATGTGAGTTTGATAGAAATGATAAAGTATATTCGGAATCTTTGTATGAGGTGATGGACAAGGCTGACAAGCTGTTTAAAAAAAATGAATACAAAAAAGCGTATAGTCTTTTGGGAAAAGCCGTTGCTGCTAATCCCTTTGTGCCACGGTTACGGCGTGCCCAGGCATGCGCTCTTGTTGCTATGGGTAAAGAGAATCTGGCCTTAAAGGAGACTAACAAAAGTCTTACTCAATTTCCTGGCGACATCTCCATCATAACATATCGGTTGGCTGCTTTTTTAAACGGTAAGAAATGGAAAGAGGGGATTCAATACGCCGAAAAAATGATTGAGAAAAATCCAGACGAACCTATGTTTTATATGTTGTACGGGATGATGTTGCAAAATTTACATCAAGAAGAAAAAGCGAGGGAGCAATATAGTTATTTATTATCTTACGCACCTAAGGATGCCATCATGTATTACATGCGAGGTGTTAGTTTTGAACGTGAAGGGCAGTATCAAAAAGCTTTAGCAGATTTAAACAAAGCTGTTCAGTTGGCATCCAACACAAAAGAGTACTACATGGTAAGAGCTTCAATTTATCATGGGATGGAAGAAGCTGAAAAGGCTCAGGCCGATATTGATATGAGTGTTGCTTTAGGTGCGGATAAAAAGGAAGTGCTTAAAATTGTTTATAGAAAAGGGAAATAA
- a CDS encoding DUF882 domain-containing protein, whose product MKLSRRTIALFIAVFIPCLVHANERFLYTGDGNLTVKNSHSGASASLNYRDATGRLSPQAQAAFNKVWNVPAPFNVAPRLISLLDYVQDKYLKGAPLVIDSGYRSPTHNENLRKKGKLAGQTSYHIEAMAADLGIDRKTSQKIWEELREFKYGGVGFYGSGELHVDSGKPRFWDAATALPKDKSPPENRNIYLNVDYDVYQSGENVKLTFTGVSDFPFGVKRQMSLLRGGKKEKIEPLYKSVSSGDCVVIQNRTEAHGITLQLADDLKNGEYEIEAEFCDPKTQKMPEKIFSRVFKID is encoded by the coding sequence ATGAAGCTTTCAAGAAGAACAATTGCCTTATTTATAGCGGTTTTTATCCCCTGTTTAGTGCACGCTAACGAGCGTTTTTTATATACCGGAGATGGTAATCTTACGGTTAAAAACAGCCATTCGGGTGCTTCGGCAAGCCTAAACTATCGTGATGCCACCGGACGTTTGTCACCCCAGGCCCAAGCAGCTTTTAATAAGGTTTGGAACGTGCCGGCGCCGTTTAACGTGGCTCCGCGGCTTATCAGCCTTTTGGATTATGTGCAGGATAAGTATTTAAAAGGGGCTCCCTTGGTGATTGATTCGGGATACCGTAGCCCCACCCATAATGAAAATTTGCGTAAAAAAGGAAAGCTTGCCGGCCAAACCAGTTATCACATTGAAGCCATGGCAGCAGATCTTGGGATTGATAGAAAAACCTCTCAAAAAATATGGGAAGAATTGCGCGAGTTTAAATATGGGGGTGTGGGCTTTTATGGATCGGGCGAGCTTCATGTAGATAGCGGCAAACCCCGCTTTTGGGATGCCGCTACGGCACTGCCAAAAGATAAATCGCCACCTGAAAATAGGAATATCTATTTGAATGTGGATTATGACGTGTATCAGTCTGGTGAGAATGTCAAATTGACCTTTACCGGAGTAAGCGATTTCCCATTTGGGGTTAAGAGGCAAATGAGTTTGCTTCGAGGTGGGAAAAAAGAAAAAATAGAACCGCTTTATAAAAGCGTAAGTTCTGGTGACTGTGTTGTTATCCAAAATCGTACGGAGGCCCACGGCATAACGCTTCAGCTTGCAGATGATCTTAAAAATGGGGAGTATGAAATTGAAGCAGAGTTTTGTGATCCTAAAACCCAAAAGATGCCCGAAAAAATTTTCTCTCGAGTTTTTAAAATTGATTAA
- a CDS encoding EI24 domain-containing protein, which translates to MITNFFSGLAYFKKGGSYLLKNRSLFKFIIPPTLINLALFFLLGFILFHYYTPLFDSISSKLGGLKVESTAWWTHLVGAFLWFVKSIIHVLLGLFILVVLVVGLLFFSQIINGPFYDLISEAVEIQLTGAGDPPFSVARLMRDIPKIIILELKKLILFVSVPLVMLLLNLIPVLGSIIYTLLSNMFAAWSLGFNYVSYTMSRKLIPFSSQIKFAAGHKARVMGLGVWVMIPLFNLLFAPIFVIGGTLLYLEHNNEHSSS; encoded by the coding sequence GTGATTACCAATTTTTTTTCAGGATTGGCTTATTTTAAAAAGGGAGGCAGTTATCTCCTTAAAAACCGTTCTCTTTTTAAATTTATTATTCCCCCCACACTTATTAACTTAGCACTTTTCTTTTTGTTGGGTTTTATCCTTTTTCATTATTACACGCCGCTGTTTGATTCAATTTCCTCCAAGTTAGGAGGCCTTAAGGTAGAAAGTACGGCCTGGTGGACGCATTTGGTGGGGGCTTTTTTGTGGTTTGTAAAAAGCATTATCCACGTTTTATTAGGGCTTTTTATTTTGGTAGTGTTGGTCGTAGGGCTTTTGTTTTTTTCGCAAATCATCAACGGCCCGTTTTACGATTTAATTTCGGAAGCAGTAGAAATTCAATTAACCGGCGCCGGGGATCCCCCTTTTAGTGTGGCGCGCCTTATGCGTGATATTCCTAAAATTATTATACTTGAACTTAAAAAATTGATCTTATTTGTAAGTGTACCGCTTGTGATGTTGTTGTTAAATTTAATTCCGGTTTTGGGATCTATTATTTACACCCTATTATCCAACATGTTTGCCGCCTGGAGTTTGGGCTTTAACTACGTCAGCTATACTATGTCGCGCAAGCTTATCCCGTTTAGCTCTCAGATCAAGTTTGCTGCCGGGCACAAAGCCCGTGTGATGGGGCTTGGTGTGTGGGTGATGATTCCTCTTTTTAATCTGCTTTTTGCTCCCATATTTGTAATTGGCGGCACGCTCTTATATTTGGAGCACAACAATGAACATAGCTCTTCTTAA
- a CDS encoding type II toxin-antitoxin system VapC family toxin, translating into MNEPCFIDTNILMYAVGGEHPLKKSCQEIIKKIFDRSIYAVTNTEVFQEIAYRYWSLKKWKLARQILDDYEMLFDEILPIEKKHLKLYYHLLETMPQLSPRDAIHLAVMQTNNITHIYTTDAAFKKIPHIKVLL; encoded by the coding sequence ATGAATGAACCTTGTTTTATAGACACCAATATTCTGATGTATGCAGTGGGTGGCGAGCATCCTCTTAAAAAATCGTGTCAGGAGATTATCAAAAAAATTTTTGATCGCAGTATTTATGCTGTTACCAATACCGAAGTTTTTCAGGAAATTGCCTATAGATATTGGAGTTTAAAAAAATGGAAATTAGCGAGGCAAATTTTAGATGATTATGAAATGCTTTTTGATGAAATTTTACCTATAGAGAAAAAACATTTAAAACTTTATTACCACTTGCTTGAAACCATGCCGCAACTTTCCCCGCGCGATGCCATTCATTTAGCGGTGATGCAGACGAATAACATTACGCATATTTATACTACCGATGCAGCATTCAAAAAGATTCCCCATATTAAAGTGCTTTTATAG
- a CDS encoding putative metal-binding motif-containing protein, with the protein MTYPVTNQSFPETELYPWEDPAYGQCNTSNTSDASDWPDLSNTSAPESPVDKYAPVAPQAAPQTSVASTAVFDEPPVCEGPADEAEPIVAYAGTMQVRVQDVDPGYSAGDIIAGAVLTIGGVAVVVLAAPAEITAGGVFTVAALGSLLVGGSGCNNTKPSVDASTDTAADTDVDTQDTDDTDVIVAPDYSNVDIDGDLYLDESSLTADQLAQYHSQGFIENAYGNVVSLSGDCNDTLAYVNPGPNAFQRVNGIDTNCDGTTAPNLASDAVMFFGEAASDGAGNGAIALGDVDGDGYDDVLVGAAGKIIRDNSGAVYVQYGSPAFFAARGSSSLSNADVRIVASMPAEGFGASVIAYDLDGTADGNNTKDLIVGAGGYNNSVAHDWFGLGNGTNSGAIMIFNGGSIASGSDRRAAAIIVGAADELIGGTTYTFKADVNGDSLGEIVTTVGSGDDKIDFIPARPYSGTVLKDSVRTLRFSDNLNLISDWAKHVAIGDVDGDGYGDILLGDTVGYRIDGRGQAILIYGSPTLPPIINLSDLTPASGIEYRTFTGNSPMARAGSAVAIQDIDGDGIPDIVIGAKADETGGAGSPAGGVTYVIYGQDFEDARAGLGALDLTLNGSNVILGSDVELLNGKRIFSTTPNGTMPAALTAASDTNGDGIYDLLMASNTFGANGAAFYLSGQTLATTPGPAVDIATAQQITDGSTIDLGSTVAGGGDVDGDGNQDVLVNDVPALSGSGAVYILSGGATH; encoded by the coding sequence ATGACCTACCCAGTCACCAATCAATCTTTTCCCGAAACAGAACTCTACCCCTGGGAAGACCCTGCGTATGGGCAGTGCAATACTTCCAACACGTCTGACGCGTCCGACTGGCCTGACTTGTCCAACACATCCGCGCCGGAAAGCCCCGTAGATAAATATGCTCCGGTTGCTCCTCAAGCAGCACCACAAACCAGTGTAGCCAGCACCGCCGTTTTTGATGAACCTCCAGTTTGCGAAGGTCCTGCAGATGAAGCCGAACCCATTGTAGCCTATGCAGGCACCATGCAAGTGCGCGTGCAAGATGTAGATCCGGGCTACAGTGCTGGTGATATTATAGCAGGTGCCGTGTTAACCATTGGCGGCGTAGCCGTTGTGGTACTAGCAGCCCCTGCCGAAATTACAGCCGGTGGTGTGTTCACGGTAGCAGCCTTAGGCAGCTTATTAGTAGGTGGATCCGGCTGTAACAACACCAAGCCTTCCGTCGACGCTTCAACCGATACTGCCGCAGATACCGATGTTGATACGCAAGATACGGACGATACCGATGTGATTGTTGCTCCCGATTACTCCAACGTAGATATTGATGGCGATTTATATTTAGACGAAAGTTCTTTAACCGCCGATCAATTAGCTCAATATCATTCACAAGGTTTTATTGAAAATGCTTACGGCAATGTAGTGAGTTTAAGTGGCGATTGCAACGATACACTAGCTTACGTAAACCCGGGCCCCAATGCCTTTCAACGTGTTAATGGTATTGATACCAATTGCGATGGAACCACGGCCCCTAATTTGGCTAGCGATGCGGTGATGTTTTTTGGAGAAGCCGCCAGCGATGGCGCTGGTAATGGCGCAATCGCTCTTGGGGATGTAGATGGTGATGGGTATGATGATGTATTGGTGGGCGCTGCAGGAAAAATAATTAGAGATAATTCTGGTGCTGTTTATGTGCAATACGGTTCTCCCGCTTTCTTTGCTGCACGCGGTAGCAGTTCATTAAGCAATGCCGATGTAAGAATTGTGGCCAGCATGCCAGCCGAAGGTTTTGGCGCCAGTGTTATTGCTTACGACTTAGATGGTACCGCCGACGGCAATAACACAAAAGACTTAATTGTGGGTGCTGGTGGTTATAATAATAGCGTAGCTCATGATTGGTTTGGCTTAGGAAACGGCACTAATTCTGGGGCTATCATGATCTTTAATGGCGGCAGTATTGCTAGTGGGAGTGATAGACGAGCCGCTGCTATTATTGTTGGAGCCGCAGATGAGTTAATTGGTGGCACTACCTACACGTTTAAAGCAGACGTAAATGGTGATAGCCTTGGCGAAATTGTAACTACTGTGGGTTCGGGTGATGATAAGATTGACTTTATTCCCGCACGTCCCTATAGCGGTACCGTTTTAAAAGACAGTGTTAGAACCTTACGCTTCAGTGATAATTTAAACCTTATTAGTGATTGGGCTAAACATGTAGCCATTGGCGATGTAGATGGTGATGGCTATGGCGATATTTTGTTGGGCGACACAGTTGGCTACAGAATTGATGGCCGTGGCCAAGCTATTTTAATTTATGGTAGTCCTACTCTGCCTCCCATTATTAATTTGAGCGATTTAACACCTGCTTCGGGCATTGAGTATCGCACCTTTACAGGTAATTCACCAATGGCACGCGCGGGTTCGGCTGTGGCCATACAAGACATTGATGGTGATGGAATTCCCGACATTGTAATTGGTGCTAAAGCCGATGAAACAGGCGGTGCAGGCTCACCTGCTGGTGGTGTAACCTATGTTATTTACGGGCAAGATTTTGAAGATGCCCGCGCCGGCTTAGGCGCCCTTGATTTAACGCTTAACGGTAGCAATGTGATATTAGGGAGCGATGTTGAATTATTAAATGGCAAACGTATTTTTAGCACCACACCCAATGGCACAATGCCAGCAGCACTCACAGCTGCAAGCGATACCAATGGCGATGGAATCTATGATTTATTAATGGCCTCTAACACGTTTGGTGCAAATGGAGCTGCCTTTTATTTGAGTGGCCAAACGCTAGCCACAACCCCTGGCCCTGCTGTGGATATAGCCACTGCACAGCAAATTACAGATGGCAGTACAATTGATTTGGGATCTACCGTTGCCGGTGGTGGTGATGTGGATGGTGATGGAAACCAAGATGTACTTGTTAATGATGTGCCGGCACTTTCGGGCTCTGGAGCTGTTTATATATTATCGGGCGGCGCTACTCATTAA
- a CDS encoding pectinacetylesterase family protein, giving the protein MMRIFIFIILMWLSACGGATSDTVQADKTQDPPQKSDDGPDSGEALSESDFSDTPFTYTLERGRTNVELLEQIPITHLNALRAVKVEIPDAVERNAVCNDGSAGVFYVRKGQLADRWLFILEGGGGCNSLQECKDRVLEKPNLMTNKNTPDVLDKSDGIFDPSDNNILGRVNLVYVPYCTSDYFTGSVDAKDSPVPGVAFHGHDILDAIFNDLQSQRFQNLPDLDAASTIILSGFSAGGTGAYAYVPFLSDRLPESVNLFGLIDSYGPEIETYSNVQEYASMRSDTQYDDLEYLPYTLKMNDIIRGTFAQEPEGDAVVDEEGHLIGYGSSAAWQLAVNKKLYLPCANKALEDKLPLMVCFKTLYLRQTFSTPLLFFGSLRDHYILNLKGLTDDMQGQYPNAVYQFAHDKIKTYVAERLPQDAIFLYDDNFHVGLHTNPFYYGAINNVRFPKLLLDWMLGQNTQSVFIENPSKYGFSKTN; this is encoded by the coding sequence ATGATGCGCATATTTATTTTTATTATTTTAATGTGGCTGTCGGCCTGCGGTGGTGCAACAAGTGATACTGTGCAAGCTGATAAAACCCAAGACCCTCCTCAAAAGTCTGATGATGGACCCGATAGTGGTGAAGCTTTAAGCGAATCTGATTTTAGTGATACTCCTTTTACCTATACCCTTGAACGCGGGCGAACTAATGTTGAGTTATTGGAACAAATCCCCATTACGCATTTAAATGCCTTGCGGGCTGTTAAAGTTGAAATTCCAGATGCGGTAGAACGCAATGCTGTGTGTAACGATGGCTCTGCTGGTGTTTTTTATGTGCGTAAAGGACAGCTTGCCGACAGATGGCTTTTTATTTTGGAAGGTGGCGGGGGATGTAATTCGCTGCAAGAATGTAAAGATCGTGTTTTAGAAAAACCCAATTTAATGACCAATAAAAACACCCCCGATGTATTAGACAAGTCAGACGGTATTTTTGATCCAAGCGACAACAATATATTGGGCCGTGTTAATTTGGTTTATGTGCCTTATTGTACCTCCGATTACTTTACGGGTTCGGTGGATGCCAAGGATTCACCGGTGCCCGGAGTGGCGTTTCATGGTCATGATATTTTAGACGCTATTTTTAACGATTTGCAATCGCAACGTTTTCAAAATTTACCCGATTTAGATGCCGCTTCTACAATTATTTTATCTGGGTTTTCGGCGGGAGGAACAGGTGCTTATGCCTATGTGCCTTTTTTAAGCGATCGCTTGCCAGAAAGTGTAAATTTATTTGGCCTTATCGATTCGTACGGACCCGAAATAGAAACTTACAGTAATGTTCAAGAATATGCCAGCATGCGTAGCGATACGCAGTATGATGATTTAGAGTATTTACCGTATACATTAAAGATGAACGATATTATCCGCGGGACTTTTGCTCAGGAGCCTGAAGGTGATGCTGTTGTAGATGAAGAGGGGCATTTAATTGGGTACGGTAGCAGTGCAGCCTGGCAGCTGGCTGTTAACAAAAAACTTTATTTGCCCTGCGCCAACAAAGCTTTAGAAGATAAATTACCCTTAATGGTTTGCTTTAAAACGTTGTATTTGCGCCAAACTTTTAGTACTCCACTTTTATTTTTTGGATCACTTCGTGATCATTATATTCTCAATCTAAAGGGTTTGACCGATGATATGCAGGGCCAATATCCCAATGCCGTTTACCAGTTTGCACACGATAAAATTAAAACTTATGTAGCCGAACGTCTTCCTCAAGATGCTATATTTTTGTACGACGACAATTTTCATGTGGGTTTACACACCAACCCATTTTACTATGGCGCTATTAACAACGTAAGATTTCCCAAACTACTTCTTGATTGGATGCTGGGGCAAAACACTCAATCTGTTTTTATTGAAAATCCGTCAAAGTATGGTTTTAGTAAAACCAATTAG